TGCCACTTGGCGCGACAAAATTGAACGGATTGAAGATCAACCCATTCTTGATCGCGCGATTCGATTGGCGAATCAAGGAAGCCTAGAACGCGCGGTTGTAACAGCCGAAAAAATTGCTCCCAATCGGGTTCTCTATCAAGACGCCCAAGGCAGAATAGAAGATTGGCGCGACAAAATCGAACGGATTGAAGATCAACCCATTCTTGATGAAGCAACGGAACTGGCAAAGCAAGGAGAGTTAGAAGAAGCGATTCTAACCGCGCAACAGATTAACTCGAACCGTACCCTTTATCAAGAAGCCCAAATGAATATCCGTAGCTGGCGCAATGATCTCGCAGCACGAGAAAATCTGCGGGAAGCCAGTCAAATTGCTGAAGCAGAAACTGTGGATGCGTTAACACGAGCGATTAAAAATGTTACGCAAGCCTTTAATTCTGAAACGTATCGTTACCAAGCCGAACGACTCCTTAATCGCTGGAGTGAGCAAATTTACGAAATGGCACTGCAACGAGCGAGTGAAGATAATTTAGCGAGCGCCATTCGCATTGCTCAACAGATTCCCTCCCAAAGCAATCTTTACCAAACCGCTAAAAACAAAATTGAACGCTGGCAAGAAGAATTAACGGTTAATTCTGAACAGACCAGTGCGGATGATAACTAAGAGGATTTTTCTTCTCTCAACCACTTGATGCCAGTCTGTATGGCTAGTAAGAATAAGCCCACAGCAACTAAAATAAAGACGGCAGTGGCTAATACCCCAACCCCCATCACTAAGGTGCGGACAGCAACGGCAATCGTAGCGGCGGTTTGATTCGTATCAGGAAGCGGTTGTTCGGCATAACGCGCAATAATCGCTTGCGTTAGACGATAGAGGGGAATGCTCAAGCCGCCGGCAATGAGTGCCCCCAATAAAGCATTTCTAAATGTAACTGCATGTGAAGAAGAAGTTGGTTCTGTCATTAGTGGTTTCGGAATAATTAACTTCAGTAGTCGTTAAACTGGGAAAATAGCAAAAATTTGGTGTGACAATCGTTAAGGAATCTTATTCGCATTATGCGTGTCTATGTACTGTTATTCAATACCGGTAGTGAAAACCAAGGCATTCACTCCTTAAAGATGGGCGATCGCGATATTGTATTAATGTTTGAGTCGGAAGACGATGCGACTCGCTTTGCCCTCATGCTAGAAGCGCAAGACTTTCCTGAACCCAGGGTAGAAGAAATTGATGCTGATGAAATTGAAGCCTTCTGCGCTGATGCGGGGTATGAAGCCCGACACATTCCGCAAGGAGAACTGATTACGCCCCCTGACAATACGGTGGAGCAAATGGATTGGAATTTAGAAGAGAAAACGAATGCCTCTGAATCCGCAAGCAGTGATAATTTAGATGAGGTCCGTCGTCGTCTTGAAAATTTATTGTAAATCAAACTTATGGCTTCCTCTCGCGGTCATCTCTTAACGGAACAGAATAATCCCAATAGTGGCAATCTCGACCAACTCTCGAGCGTTGAAATCGTTGAACTATTTAATCGGGAAGATGCACAAACCCTCACTGCTATTGATCAAGCCCGTCATCAACTGGCACAAGCCATTGATTTGGTCAGTGAGGCGCTAAAAGCAGGAGGACGATTATTTTATGTTGGGGCAGGAACTAGTGGGCGTCTCGGGGTTTTAGATGCCGCCGAATGTCCGCCCACGTTCTGCACGCCACCGGAGTGGGTGCAAGGGATTATAGCTGGCGGAGAACAGGCGCTCGTTAAGAGTTCCGAAGACTTGGAAGATCGTGCTGTTGATGGCGAAAGCGCGATCGCGCAACATGAAGTGAATGCTCAAGATGTTGTGGTTGGGATTACTGCGGGTGGGACAACGCCCTATGTTCACGGTGCTTTGCAGGCTGCCCAGCAGCGAGGGGCAAAAACGATTTTTCTGGCTTGTGTCTCTGCTAAAGAAGTACCTGTGCAAGTTGCGGTTGACATTCGCTTATTAGTCGGTCCAGAAGTCTTAGCCGGTTCCACCCGCTTGAAAGCGGGAACCGCCACGAAAATGGCACTGAATATTCTCTCGACGGGGGCCATGGTGAAACTGGGAAAAGTCTATGGCAATCGCATGGTAGATGTCGCAGTGACCAATGAAAAATTGCGCGATCGCGCCTTGCGGATTCTCCAAGACTTGACCCCCCTCTCGCGGGAGGAAGCGGCTCTCTTACTAGAAAAAAGCGGCAATCGCGTTAAAATAGCCCTCCTCATGCAATGGGAAGGCCTCACGCCAGAAGAAGCGGAAAAACGAGTGCATTCCTCTTAAGCGAGCAATTTGTCGGTTTCGATTTTCCTTTCAACCTCTCTTTAGCGAGCAACCCCTTTTGAGGGCTCGGAATCGAGTTGTTTAAACTGGTAAAAACGATACAAAGTATAAATATCGAACCATCCTGCAACGAGGGCTAAGGTTAACCCAATTACAATGACACCTCCCCAAACCGAGCCAGCGCCAAAGATACTTAAAAATGCCAAGAGTTGGTTCAGAGTCACTTCGCCAACGCTTTCTAAGCCCGGAAAGTAGCTAATTCCGAGCGCGATCGTTAATAACCCTAAAACCAGCATTACGGGAAGCGCAAAACTAATCACCACGGTTACAACGAAAGAACTTAATAAATTAGAGAGTCGTTTCATCATCATCTCAGAAGTTAACCTTTCTAGTGTTCGGTTTCCTTATCGAGAAACTACCCACTACCATAGGGGAACTTACCCAGATTGAGCGTAAAACGTCAGAAATCTTAAATCTTTATTAATAAACTTGTTGAAGTTGGGTAACAAATCTGGTTCTCTATGACAAAATCATTCCCTCATCGCTGTTCTAGCAAGCCAAGAAAATATTAAATTCTATGTATAATGATTGAGTTATAAATTCTTTTGCCAAGGCGAATTTTTCCGGAATGGGTAATGTTTCCCGACTCCTAATATTCATTTGGTATAGGCTTTGCTTAAGCTGTATGAGCAATTTGGGATTTATAAAGATAGCAAAATGGCTTTACTAGTTTCAACAAGGTCCTTACTCGTGAGTTTCAGTTTGCATCGCCGCTTGAAAGACCTGTTTGGCAAATTGGGGATTTTCCCGCATCCGGCGGAAAAGGGTGGGCATATTTTCATAATGTTCCCGCAGCAGCGATTCATCTTGCTGGGGAATTCGACCGGCTAAGAAGATCAGCTTTTCTTCGTCTAAGGCTAAATGGCGGGCTAAAGCACGAATGACGTCTTCTTTGGGAGGATAGTCTGCCCGGTTATTTTCCAATTTAGATAGATAAGTAAAGTCTAATTCGAGGAGCTTTGCTAATTCTCTTTGACTGTATCCTTGGTATTTTCGCGCTTGACGAATCAGTTGACCAAATTGTTGATTCACTGTATCTTGACCTCCTTAAGTTTTCACTATAGCCTGACTTGAATAAAAAATCAATTTTTACCAGCCCAGCTAATGGTAAGGAGTTCCCCTTTTTTTGCTTAATCTTCTCAATCAACCTGGGGAATGATGTTCCACCAATTGGCTTTTGGGGGAGAGCAGTAGGAGCCGATATTAGACTTCTTGACTATTTAGTAACTTCCGATGGGTTTCGTTTACCCAGACCCAAGTTTTTCAAGGATCTCGAAAGCGAGCTTAAATTGCTGCAAAAGAGATTAGCTAGAAAGAAGAAGCGGTCGAAAAATTACGAGAAAGCTAGAAAGAAAATAGAAAAACTCCACTTATCGCGAGTGAACTTTTAACCGAAAAGGTTACTTAACGGAAGACGCGATCGCGCCCTCAAATGGCTCTCTCATCGCTGCTAAAGGAAGAATGAAATGGGAATTAATCTTTAATTCTTCTCCTTGTACCACCCCAATTTGTTGCCAAAACTCTCCTAAGTGTTGTTGTAAAAAGGCTTCCCATTGTTCTTGTGTCTCAGGAGGCACAGCAACCAAAATTCGACTTGCCCCCTCCCCAAATAAACACTCATCCCAACGTTGATTTGCATGGGGAGAAAGGGTAACCGTCACCCCTAAATTACCGGCAAGACAAGCTTCCGCTAAGGCAACGGCAATTCCACCTTCAGCACAATCATGGGCCGAGTGAATCAAGCCTTGTTTAATGCCCTCGCGGCAAGCCAATTGCACTTGTTTTTCTAAGTCAAAATCAAGCTGAGGCGGTTTCCCAGCAACAGTTTCATGAATGGTCGCAAGGTATTCCGAACCGCCTAAGGTTACGGTTTCTCCACCTAAAAGATAAACGCGATCGCCGGCTTGACGCCAG
The sequence above is drawn from the Cyanobacteria bacterium GSL.Bin1 genome and encodes:
- a CDS encoding DUF3082 domain-containing protein is translated as MTEPTSSSHAVTFRNALLGALIAGGLSIPLYRLTQAIIARYAEQPLPDTNQTAATIAVAVRTLVMGVGVLATAVFILVAVGLFLLAIQTGIKWLREEKSS
- a CDS encoding DUF3110 domain-containing protein, with product MRVYVLLFNTGSENQGIHSLKMGDRDIVLMFESEDDATRFALMLEAQDFPEPRVEEIDADEIEAFCADAGYEARHIPQGELITPPDNTVEQMDWNLEEKTNASESASSDNLDEVRRRLENLL
- the murQ gene encoding N-acetylmuramic acid 6-phosphate etherase → MASSRGHLLTEQNNPNSGNLDQLSSVEIVELFNREDAQTLTAIDQARHQLAQAIDLVSEALKAGGRLFYVGAGTSGRLGVLDAAECPPTFCTPPEWVQGIIAGGEQALVKSSEDLEDRAVDGESAIAQHEVNAQDVVVGITAGGTTPYVHGALQAAQQRGAKTIFLACVSAKEVPVQVAVDIRLLVGPEVLAGSTRLKAGTATKMALNILSTGAMVKLGKVYGNRMVDVAVTNEKLRDRALRILQDLTPLSREEAALLLEKSGNRVKIALLMQWEGLTPEEAEKRVHSS
- a CDS encoding helix-turn-helix domain-containing protein; this translates as MNQQFGQLIRQARKYQGYSQRELAKLLELDFTYLSKLENNRADYPPKEDVIRALARHLALDEEKLIFLAGRIPQQDESLLREHYENMPTLFRRMRENPQFAKQVFQAAMQTETHE
- a CDS encoding transposase, which produces MNKKSIFTSPANGKEFPFFCLIFSINLGNDVPPIGFWGRAVGADIRLLDYLVTSDGFRLPRPKFFKDLESELKLLQKRLARKKKRSKNYEKARKKIEKLHLSRVNF